ATGGGGGTTGCTATGAATTTTTTGTACCGGATGTGCATTCCCATTTACCTTGTTgtttgatttatttcttttgcaGAACATATTGCAGCACGGGAAAGCCCTTGTGCGATCTGCAATTATAAAGAAATTTATTGGGAGAGTTGTGGCCATGAGCAAGCAAAAATTCGCCTCTAATGTCATTGAAAAGTGCTTAATATTTGGTAGCTATGATGAAAAACAGAAGATCATTAATGAGGTCATCGGCACAACGGACCTCGTCAGAAGTGGTGAAACCGAGGCTCTTGTGGTATATATCAACCTTCTTCTGAATATCTGATGCTTAGGTGGCTAGATGTATTCATAGAAATGATAGAACTTAAAATGaacataaaaataatttgaaatgaATCTTCCAGCACATGGAAGTTACATCAAAGTTATTAGCATGAAGTGTAGCTTCTTGTCCACTCTACAATGGTTCCTGAAAAGCATCCAtacttttttgaaagaaaaaaaacagtttaCACTGGTACTTAAATGCTCTTGAAAATGATACAACCATTGTGAATCTGGTCTTATATATTTCTGTGGATAATGCAGGTTATGGTGAACGACCAATATGCTAACTACGTTGTACAGAAGGTGATTGAAACCTGCGACGAGTGGCAGCGGAAGCTAATACTCAGGCGCTTGAGGGCGCACCACAGCCTGCTTCACGACTGCACCTATGCAAAGCACGTCGTGGCACGACTGGATAGGCTCATCGATATCGGGGGTACGCAATCTGTCTCCCTGATCACTTGAACAGTCATGAGATATACCAGAAATGCACCAAAAATACACTCTTTTTTGCAGTAAAAAAAGAGGTTCCACATGACTTTGTTCTAAACCCATTTTGCTATTGCCTTTTCTCCAGAGCGCAAAATGGCGAATCCCAGGCGCCCCAGGCGACATGGGAAAGATCCTGTGCCACCACTGACCTAGAAATGAGCTCGAGTAAATCAGCTGAAGGGGACGACGGTGACCTCTGTCCACTGCTGCTTCTGTCTGCAGCTTACTGAATCCTACTACTGCGGTAAATTCGACGATCAATCGAGACTGCTGAGATGATGAACTGGTCATGAACTCTCTGTAATGTTAGTGAATAATGGATGTGAAGATCGAATGAACATTTGGATATCTGTAATGTCACTTGAACTCTGGTAACTGCGAGGTCTATTCTACCTGTGTTTGTAAGGGGAGGAGACTTTACTATGCCTGTCAGAGACATGTATCAACGGCCCCATGTTTAATCTGTTTAGaggtggccaaatgggccgggccaaacgggcggcccggggcacggccgaacctgtagcaggcacggcccggcacggcctgctacagtaacgggccgtgccggcacggcacgagtagccgtgccgtgcttgggccgctggccgagcccgcgggccggcacggcacgacacggctactgtagcgggccggcacggcacggcccgcggcacggcacggcacggcacgccggcggcccgtcaggcgcggacagggcgggcggcggtcgaatgggaaggcgccacgtggcactaacggctatttgaccgttcaaatttgaaaataaccgttgggaggctaaaaaattcataaaaatttcgaaaaaattccaaaaaatctcaaatttcgccctataaatagggcatgaaccccagccatttctcctcatcccacactcctcatcttgtgctctcaagtgttttaagtgctctctttgttctcaagtgtgcattttttttgattttgacaaaatttgctcaaattttgtcaaaaatcaaaattagtttcgtagttcaacagtttgatcgcagaggtttgaagagctcgcggttggaaagatgtaagtaatattcaaatttgtgtattatttgtattgtgtttgtgaattcaataaatattcgaaaatttgtttatgtcggtttaaattttcagaatggatccgaactttccataccagtcgccgtcgttcaccttgggtgatttcgaccccaactacatgtcggggtttgacggtacctccggatcggctccaactccaccatctgtggaggaggtaccggttcatacggatgtcgttgaggaggtaccggttcaggcggagacagcttcggaaggattttccggaaccgcgagcggaagtgtttcgacacacaccggctcgaagagatcgagaacctccggtgtgtggcaaagcttcgacgagataaaggaaacatgccccgacggaagggaggtatcgaaagcccgttgtagaatatgtaggcaaattttatctgctcgttcttctggtggtacaggtcacctcaagcgccatgcggagtcgtgtgccaagaagcaaggaatacaactccggcagcagcaacttatggtaaacccagacggtacggtacgcagttgggagtacgatcccatggttgctcgggaatctcttgtccggttaatcgccaggcaagatttacccctgaactttggggagtcccctgcttttgaacattacattcagcaatctcataaccctaggtttaaagctgtgagtaggcaaacatcaactagagatttagagaatgtttatcacaaggaagcaactgcacttaaggaactgtttagtacatgtactttctctgttagtgttacttcagatatatggagtagtagagctagagaggattatcttagcgtagttgttcattttgttgatgatgattggcaattacaaaagagagttttagggcttaggttaatagatgtctcacatacaggagaaaacatagctgaaagaattagggaagtaattaatgaatttaatcttgctgataaaatatttgctgtcaccctagataatgcatctgctaattctagggctattgaaatattgcaacctttattttgtgtgtatgctcaatcttttctactccatcagcgttgtgcatgtcatataattaatttgattgttaagactggcatgaagagggtaggtgaccacatcgatgctgttcgtcaagcaatcgcgtggttaactgcttctaacccgcggattgctgcatggaagaggttttgcaatgcggccggtgtgaaagctcgtaagtttgccaccgatgcagagcatcggtggaatgcaacgtatttaatgttaaaagttgttttaccttatagtagtttactttctgattttgttcagtcacgtggtggcccaagaaacagtgacgggtcttcagtactgaacgagcatgtttgggcaattgtccaaaaattttaccaatttctagaaactttttatgattgtactctaactttgtcacaagtttattatccaactgctaatataattttgcacaaccttcttgaaattgctactttatttaaagaatacgaaaatgatgacgttctaactgaacctgtctttcacatgaaacaaaaatatttgaaatattggaaaaatatacctatgttgtatgctcttgcttttgttttagatcctaggtgtaaattaaggggattgtctgctattttatcacttgttggagatactataggtgtagattatagttctttttatactgaggttagacgtaaattatatgaggtttttggaagatatgaagtaaagtttcaggaagttcgccagcagagaccccctcctatccccactacaggtaagaagaagatacagtggggtaggatttggggtggatcgtcttcaagttcaatccaaggtggtggcagttcgtcggctacaagtggagacgcctcttcgcatgttgtggccgaagagttgtccggttatttggacagcgacgccatccaccacgaagcacaagatttcaacgtcctcgggtggtggaatgaccacaagataacatatcctgtgctttcaaaactagcacgggatgtgttgacggtgcccgtgtcgacggtgtcctccgaatcggccttcagtctatgcggccgaatcatcgaagaccggaggacgactctgcgcagcgaccacgtcgaaatgctactaagcgttaaagactgggagcttgctcgacaacatgcccaatacactgcggacaaccaagaattggccgcccagttcgagcaactctacctggatccagaccaaccccagtagaattttgttagaagtagttctgacctttgagctgtactcttttctttgtcatggttttctcattttcccctatgagtttttacatgacaaagtttttaacgaggcagcatgtatcattgtatcctgtaatgatataaacatcaataaaggtcattactatttttaacaaattcttttgcaatattttcgcaagtgtggatttatctttaaattatttcaaaataatgaatcacaatctatatttttaaatttttcaacacaacaaaaaaataccattttttcttttttttaacattagcaaatcattacttttttaaaaaacttttatttccattttttaaataccattttttcattttttaacattagtaaatcattacttttttttaaacattttatttccatttttaattttttttccttatacatttcctttgcttttttttttaaaaaaaacactgtgcactgcaggctggcgggctggcggcctgccttcacgggccgccgtgccccgaacggcccgtgggccgcgggcgtgccgtgccggcacgggcacggcccggccatccatgggccgtgcttgggccggcggctcggcacgtgggccggcacggcacggcccgtttcatcagccgtgcctaacgggccgtgccgaaacgggccgtgccggaaccgtgcccgtgccgggccgggccgtgccgcccgtttggaCACCTATAAATCTGTTGTACTACTACCAGGTTTGTGTAATGGTGTTTATGGATTCAGCTGAGTGCATGTTTGTTTGATAATAATCGGGTTTTAAATCTCTGACTATATAGCTACCGTTATCTCCGGCCATAGCTGTTCAAGAAGGGTTCGCTCTCATATACAATTTAGCCGCTATATCTCCATTTAACCCACTATAACTATTAGAGAAGATCAACCGCTAAATATCTTTGCCTGCTATTTAAAACACTAATAATAATGCAGCTTTGCTTTCATATGGATTTTGGTTAGAATGACTGGGTCAAATTATTCAAAGCATACTTcatattcttcatctattaacaaaatgtttttttttaaaaaaagaaaattatttcTGGATGCTGCTGTTATGCCTAACTAAAATGGATTAAAGATTTGTGATATGCTTTTCTGACTTTCTTTTTGAAACAAACATACCCCCTTGTCTTCATCAAATCATCAGTACGACATCTGTGCTTTTCATTGACGGGATAGAAATTTTGGTAGGTGGAagaccaaccaaccaaccatcaGTACTGGTATTGACTTATCATTAGCAGAATTTTGTACAAAATCATTATACAATGCCACCCATTGAGGTTAACAAATTCAGCTCAAATACACAACTTCAAATTCACAGACTAACTACAGCTAAGCGGCGAAGAATCTGTTCAAATCGAGAGGTTTCGCTCAATTTGTCCCTGCCTCAAAATTTTGTCATTTGTCtctaattttacaaaatttaaacaAAACAGATGCTCCACACTTCACTGGTATCCCGATCCTAACACGATTCTATACTCCGTATCTCCATACTAGCACGATAAAACCTAAAATGATCATAAAATCGATATGTGCGGTTCTATCCACCACAGTATCCTACAATATGTATCCCAACGCTAACGACCTTGGTGGCAAGAACAGAGTATCACAATGGGTTCTCTGGTCCCACTTGAACCAAGGTTGCGGGcagtgggtcccacctatcGTTATACTGACAGGCGGGCCCAGGCTGTGGAGTCATACGCTGACGTGGGATGACCTCATCGACAGCGGCGAGTAGGGGAACGTGGCCACCGACGTCTGCGtcacgccgtccgccgccgccgccgccctctcgtACGACGACGTCGGGTACGAGTGCACGAAGTCGTAGTAgccgacctcgccggagctcaccggcgggggaggcggcggcggcggcggctccggcacctccgccgcgccgccggcgtcgaggtaCCTCGCCACCTCCCTCATCGTCGGCcgcaccgccggcgccgggtgCGAGCACCAGAGCGCGaccttcaccgccgcctccgcctcgccggcgtcgaacTCCCCGCGCAGCCTCGCGTCCACCACCGcccccacctcgccggcggcgtacCTCTCCCACGCCCACTCCGCCAGCACGAGCTCCtccggcggcgcccgcggctcgatcggccgccgccccgccaccACCTCGAGCGCCAGCGCCCCGAACGCGAacacgtccgccgccgccgtcgccttccccgTCCTCGTCAGCTCCGGCGCCAGGTAACCCAGCGTCCCCACCACCCTCGTCGTGCTCGGGTTCGCGCCGTGCTCGTGCAGCTTCGCGAGCCCGAAGTCGCCGAGCCGCCCGGACATGTCGCCGTCGAGGAGCACGTTGCTCGCCTTCACGTCGCGGTGGAGCACAACGCGCTCCCACCCCTCGTGGAGGtagagcagcgccgccgccacgtcgcgGAGGACCTTCACGCGGGCGCCCCACGTCAGCCGCGCGGCCGCGAGGCCGTCGCCGAACAGGTGCTTGTCGAGGGAGCCGTTGGGCATGTAGtcgtagacgaggaggaggtcgccgcggcggcggcaccacccCTGGAGCTGGACGAGGTTGCGGTGGCGGAGCCTCCCGATGGACGCGATCTCGGCGACGAACTCGCGGAGGCCCTGCCGGGACTCGTGGGAGACGCGCTTCACGGCGACCACCGTGCGCGGCGGCTTCCCCGGGAGCACACCGCGGTACACCTTGCCGaacccgccggcgccgaggagcTCGCGGTCGCGGAACCCGCGCGTGGCGCGCCGCAGCTCGGCGTAGCTGTAGCGGTGTGGCCCGTAGTCGAGCTCCCATGGCTCGACCACGTCGCGGTTCTTGTACCGGTGggcggcgtaggcggcggcgccggcgagggcgacgagCGCGACGAACGCCGAGAACGCCGCGGCGAGGATCGCCGACGTGCGGTtcttgccgccggcggcggggcggggcagcgacgggagggaggggacgtcgagcggcggcgcggcgccgccgccgagcttgaAGCTCCAGCCCATGAGGTAGTGGGAGCTCGCGAGGAGGCCCGTGGACGCCGAGAAGCCGACGAACATCTGGTCGAGGAAGATCGGGGACAGGTCGACGTGGAACGAGATGAGCGGCGACGCCGGCTtcgacgccgacgcggcggcgatggagacgTTCAGTAgcttcgcgccgccgtcgtagtCGACCCAGGCGACGATGGTGTCGCCGGACTTGAGGTtgaccggcgcggcggaggcggaggcgttggAGACGAGGCTGTTGAGGTCGACGCCGACGTGGTTGTCATTGATGTCGCCGAACTCGAAGTCCTGCACGGTGTCGAACTCCACCGCGAGGACGTGGTTGGTGGCGTTGCCGACGTCGGCGGCGCTGAGCAGCCCCAGGTACTGGCTCGGCAGCGCGCCGGGGAGGCGCGGGTCGGGCGCGACGACGAACGCGAGGCCATGGCCGCCCAGCTTCGGATACTCCGGCACCACCGCGAACGCGAACTCCGTCGAGAAcgacaccgccgcgccgccggcgaggaggcggaggggggaCGGGTAGAACGCGTGGCCGATGAGCCGCGACGTCTCGTTGGTGAGCCGCAGGATGCCGTCCGGCCGGAGCTCCGTCACGCCGTTCAGCGTCAGGTTCGGGCTgttcccggcgccgccgccgc
This genomic window from Oryza sativa Japonica Group chromosome 12, ASM3414082v1 contains:
- the LOC107276906 gene encoding L-type lectin-domain containing receptor kinase S.4, with the translated sequence MRHLAVVLLLLLLLAALAASQEFTYSGFRNGGGGGGAGNSPNLTLNGVTELRPDGILRLTNETSRLIGHAFYPSPLRLLAGGAAVSFSTEFAFAVVPEYPKLGGHGLAFVVAPDPRLPGALPSQYLGLLSAADVGNATNHVLAVEFDTVQDFEFGDINDNHVGVDLNSLVSNASASAAPVNLKSGDTIVAWVDYDGGAKLLNVSIAAASASKPASPLISFHVDLSPIFLDQMFVGFSASTGLLASSHYLMGWSFKLGGGAAPPLDVPSLPSLPRPAAGGKNRTSAILAAAFSAFVALVALAGAAAYAAHRYKNRDVVEPWELDYGPHRYSYAELRRATRGFRDRELLGAGGFGKVYRGVLPGKPPRTVVAVKRVSHESRQGLREFVAEIASIGRLRHRNLVQLQGWCRRRGDLLLVYDYMPNGSLDKHLFGDGLAAARLTWGARVKVLRDVAAALLYLHEGWERVVLHRDVKASNVLLDGDMSGRLGDFGLAKLHEHGANPSTTRVVGTLGYLAPELTRTGKATAAADVFAFGALALEVVAGRRPIEPRAPPEELVLAEWAWERYAAGEVGAVVDARLRGEFDAGEAEAAVKVALWCSHPAPAVRPTMREVARYLDAGGAAEVPEPPPPPPPPPVSSGEVGYYDFVHSYPTSSYERAAAAADGVTQTSVATFPYSPLSMRSSHVSV